Part of the Panicum virgatum strain AP13 chromosome 4N, P.virgatum_v5, whole genome shotgun sequence genome is shown below.
atgacatcaacctttgtacatcactcatatcttttaaaggtttaccctctatatgtgcaattcatgcttcatgttaggatagatccattagattagatggaaatccctagtaagttcattgtcgatccacagattgataaaccttgggggaatactctaagggaaaagctacacgaaccgtgcgcttgtggtatacaaattggggcgctaaggagcgtcaacagttcACCACTCCGGTGGGAACGTACTACTACGTCCGCATGCCCTTCGGGCTCAAGAATGCTGGTCCATCTTTCTAGCGAACCATGTGCATCACCTTGCAGGACTTGCAGTCCCGCAATGTCGAGGCGTATGTccatgacattgtggtcaagacccgATAGCAGGAAACCTTCCTGCAGGACCTGTCGAAAACCTTCAATAGCCTATGCACCACCTGGCTCAAGATGAACCTCAAAAAATGTGTTTTTGGGGTAACAGCAGGGAAGCTCCTGGGCTTCTTGGTGTCAAGCCGAGGCATCGAAGTGAACCTAGCAAAGGTGGAGGCAATTGACCGCATGCAACCCCCAATGCACCTGAAGGAGGCGCAGTGCCTCACGGGGTGTATGGCAGCACTGGGGAGGTTCATCTCCATGCTCGGGGATTGTGGCCTCCCCCtcttcaagctgatcaagaaaACCGGATGCCTCAGCTAGACAGAAGACGCTGAAGTCATGCTCCGGGAACTCAAGAGGTACCTCACTTCCCCTCCCGTCCTGGTGGCACCCTGGGACGAGGAGGAACTTCTCCTGTACATTTCATCCACCCCGCAAGTTGTAAGCGCGATGTTGGTGGCGGAAAGAGAAGAAGCGCGGGATGATGCCGCGGTGACCCCACCTGGGGAGCACCCCAAATCTACTACGCCGCGTCCCAGTGCTGACTCCACGGACCCTGGGACCATCACCCCGGATCTTGGAGCGGTCTCCCCGAGTCCCGGTGCGGTCGCTCGAGACACTAATGCAGTTGCCCCGAACCCCGGGATGACGCCGGGGGCTACACCGACAAAGACCCGCCAGGTACAGCGCCCGGTGTACTTCGTTAGCGAGATGCTCCGAGATGCTAAGGAGTGCTACCACCAAGCGCAGAAGATGTTGTACGCCGTTCTCATGGCATCCCGCAAGCTGCGCCATTACTTCCAAGCACACAAGATCACCTTCGTCACGTCGTACCCCCTGGGCCAAATCCTCCAGAACATGGAAGGTATTGGGCACACGGTCAAGTGGGCCATTGAGATGGCCAAGTTCGAGCTGCGGTTTGCGCCGCGTCACGCCATCAAGATCCATGCGCTCACCGACTTCATTGCGGAATGGACTCCCATCGGAGACTTAGAGCCGATGGAGGAGACCGCCATTCCGACGTGCGACGACGACATGCCCTAGACCCTGGAGTACTAGTGCATGAACTTCGACGAATCGCTAACCTTCAGGGGGCCGGCGCTGGGGTGGTCCTGACCTTCCCAGACGGTCACACCCTCATGTACACAGTTTAGCTGGACTTGCGAGCCGCAAACAACATGGCCGAATATGTGGGTCTCCTTGCTGGGCTGCGGGCCGTCGTTGGGTTGGGAGTCCGCCGCCTGCTCGTACAGGGCGACTCCAAACTTGTCATAAACTAGGCCTCCAAGGAGTATCAGTGCGTCGACCATCAGATGGTTGCTTACACAGCTAAGGTCCGGTGCAAGGAATGGTACTTTGATGGACTGGAGCTACGACACATTCCCAGGAAAGAGAACACTGAGGCTGACGAGCTGCCCCGGCTCGCTTCCTCACGAGCTCCATTACCCCCCAGGGTGTTCGAAGGAAAGTTACGCCAACCTACTATCACCGCTGCCGAACTTCACGAAGGGGGAAGCCCGCCGTCGAGCGGGGGGACCCAGGCCTTGCCACCCGCTGAAGCCAACCACTTGGCATCGGCACGTTCTTAGATCAGGTCACGGATGGACAACATACGCGACTACCTGAAAGAAAAGTTCCTTCCCGAGGATGATGCCACCATGGAACGGATCGTACAACAGTCCAAACGTTACGCCATGGTAGATGGGGATCTTTATCGGCACGGCACGGACAGGGTCTTTCTCTGGTGCATCTCTCGGGAAGAAGGCGGCGAGCTACTCGTCGACATCCACAAGGGCGAGTGTGGGAGTCACTCATCCTCCCGCACGCTGGTCGGGAAGGCCTTTCGGCACGCCTTCTACTAGCGTACAACCCTTCAGGATGCAGCCGAACTGGTTAAGCACTACAGGAcgtgccagttccatgcaaaccAGATACATCAACCAGCACAGGCACTCCATACCATTCCCCTGTCATGGCTGTTCGTGGTCTGGGGGCTCGATATTTTGGGACCTTTCCCAAAAGCCATCGGCGATTATGAATGGTTGTACATGGCGATTGACAAGTTCACGAAGTGGCCCGAGGCAACTGCAGTCGTGAAAGCCAACAAGAACTCGGTGCTCAAGTTCATCAATCCAAATCGGATCATCACCGATAATGGAACCCAGTTCACCAGCAACCTCTTTGGTGATTACTGCGACGACATGGGCATCAAGTTGTGCTTCGCCTCCGTCGCTCATCCTCGCAGCAACCGACAGGTGGAGCGAGCCAACGCAGAAATTCTCGAAGGGTTAAAGACCTGGACCTACAACGAGCTCAAGAAGCATTGGTCTGGATGGATAGATGAACTCCCTGCGGTGGTCTGGGCAAATCGCACCACCCCGAACCGAGCAACTGGGGAAATACTATTCTTTCTTGTGTATGGCTCCGAAGCAGTCCTCCCTGCCGAAGTGACCCCGGGAAGCCCACGCATTAGGGCCTACCAGGAAGAAGATAAAGATCAACGGTGCCAACAAGATGTTCTCTATCTGGAGGAAGTTCGATGCCGAGCGGCACTGAAAGCTGTTCGTTATCAGCAAGCCCTCCGCTGACACCACTAGCGCCACGTACAACCAAGGTCCCTCCAAGTCGGATACCTGGCTCTCCACCGGTAGATAGGGGAGAGTCTCTACGCTCTGGCATAAGGACCAAGCAACCCGAGGCCACCTCGGGAAGCTTAGCCATGGGGCTCCCTCCTACCTATGTACTACCTTGCTTTTTCCATTTATGATGAGCATGTTTTGAATTCCTAGCAAATTCAAAAACCTTTGTGTCTCGTGGAAGGGACGCCTAGCGTCATGACAGAAGGACACTCTCACCCAGGTCGGCATGTCGGCTACGGGGCTCACAGGCTCTTCCTGGACAACTCTAACTCCCTGCTTCGTCTTCGGACCCCGGGACGCCCTCACGACTCCACCTCGCGCTGGGATGCTCCAAAGTAGTGAACAGGCAACCACCCCGGGACATGAGTTTTCCGTAAAAGAAACAACAACAAGAGATAAAGTTTTCCACAAACAAGAAAGGTTGAAAGAGACCGGGATCTCTGGATCCCAGAAAAAGGAGAACTTTATTAATTTTTTCGGCATATACACAGTACAGGTGATAGATCCAGATACATGAAGCTGCCGCGAAGGACTTCCTGGTACGCCAGGAGCACCACGCCACAGCCGAAGCGGGGCTATAGTGAGGCCAAGGTGGCCTCGCCCGCCGTAGCAAGAGCAGGAAGGGTAGCGGAGGCAATCTGCGGCTCCGAGATAGAGGAGGAGATAAGCTCAACTGCTCTCTCCACCCCACGCATCCCGAGCTAGCAGATTGGAGCAAGTTCTGCAAAGCAGTGGCCCCGCTgaagctgctgctggaggaagTTGACGACCTCCGCGCAGCCGACGAAGCAAGCTACA
Proteins encoded:
- the LOC120669321 gene encoding uncharacterized protein LOC120669321, with product MAIDKFTKWPEATAVVKANKNSVLKFINPNRIITDNGTQFTSNLFGDYCDDMGIKLCFASVAHPRSNRQVERANAEILEGLKTWTYNELKKHWSGWIDELPAVVWANRTTPNRATGEILFFLVYGSEAVLPAEVTPGSPRIRAYQEEDKDQRCQQDVLYLEEVRCRAALKAVRYQQALR